From Oenanthe melanoleuca isolate GR-GAL-2019-014 chromosome 4, OMel1.0, whole genome shotgun sequence:
TGAAACTTCCCTACCCTCCTCGAACCTCCCATCCTGCCTGCACCTCCCTGAAccttccctgtcctgcctgtgcccccctcaccctgcctgtgccttcCCTGGCCTGCCTGAATCCCAGctccaatcccaatcccagccccaatcCCGATCCTAgtcccaatcccagctccaatCTTGATCCTGGCTCcaatcctgatcccagctccaaTCCTGATCCTGGCTCtaatcccaaacccagctccaatcccaaacccagccccaatcccaaacccagcctcAATCCCAACCCCAGCTCCAATCCCGATCCtagccccagtcccagctccagtCCTGATGCTGGCTCCAATCCTGATCCCAGCcccaatcctgatcccagctccaaTCCTGATCTCAGCTCtaatcccaaacccagctccaatCCTAATCCTGGCTTCAATTCCAGTCCTGTTTTTGGCCTCAATCCCAGTCCCGTTCCTGATCCCGGCTCTAATCCTGGTCCCAATCCTGGTCCTGATTCCAGCCCCGATCCCAATCCTCGTCCCCCCCACGATCCCgatcctgatcccgatcccgatcccgatcccagCCCCGCTTGGCAATCTCCAAACAAACCCTAAAGCGCTTTTTTGGGATGGAGCCAGCGGCGGGTGACACCAAAGCCCCGCCCTGTCCCCACTGCCGGGAGGTGACACCAAAGCCCCGCCCTGTCCTCACTGCCGGGAGGTGACACCAAAGCCCcgaggggacagggatgtgggaaCAGCATCGTTTGGCTGTGGGACAACTGGGATGGCACCGAGGTGGCCCCAGGGACCTGCGGTGTCCTCAGAGCAGAGCCCGTGTCCCCAAGAAACTGccacccagcccagggtgacactctggtgtccccaggcactgccacccagcccagggtgacactctggtgtccccaggcactgccacccagcccagggtgacACTCAGCTCCAGGATCCCATAGATGTGGCAGTGCCCAGTTGTCCCCAAAGTGGAGGGTGGCACCTCttggagctgtccctgtcccctggagcaatccctgtccctgtcccttgtcaGGGTCTGCTGTCCCCTCACCCACAGAAACccccaggaaaggaaaatcccaaCAACAACGAAATAAAAGGATTTGGGGACATCCCTGAGAACAGGGAATTGTCACCTccccaggggacacctgggcGTGGCCTCCCCTCCCGCTTTGGGAAAAGGGGCGGATccaggatggggacactggggacaaagGAGGGGACCCGGTACCTTCTGGCAGGGAGGTGACGCTGATGACGCGCAggttggggctggggacagggaggggacaaatgtccttccccagcctggggggcagcaggaaggtgaTCTCGTACTTGTGGAGGATCTTCAGGAATCCCACCTGGAAAAGCGGGATatggggtgggagagggggTGGTGACATCACCGTTGTCACCATTGTcacctcccttccctccccccttggggacaagggacactgGAGAGTCCCCAGGAATTCCCCCAGGGAATTGCATCCTAAACATTCCCCCTGTTAAATCCTGTGTTAGGAGGAGGGATTTCTACcctaaaaaaatcaggaaataataaataggaaataatataggaaataataggaaaaattaTAGGAAATAACTTaggaaataaatcaggaaaaggTAACAAACACTGTGATTTTGCCCCGAAAAAACgctggaaaaatacagaattttagGACAAAAATCTGGGAATAATGACCAGTGGATGTCACGGGAGCAGGGGGAggttttccagctgctcctggaaaaggcagcagcGCCTCTTCCCGTGGAATTTCTCCACTGTCATGACAAGAACCAGAGCACTCCTGAGCCTTGGAAAAAACCATTTTGGGAAAGGAGCGAGCTGGGAATGATCCCTGAGGGAGAATCCGGGGCCAGCATCCAGAGGgtggaattcccaaaatcccccatgGGCTGGGATCATCccaaacagctggaaaaggatccagagcctgaaggggctccaggagagctggaattggggacaggacacagggaatggatcctgctgggaaaggggagatggggctgggatcttgggaaggaattcctgcctgggctgcaattcccagatttgctgtggctgcccctggatccctggcagtgcccaaggccaggctggatccacctgggacagtgggagtgtcctgaacatggatgggatgggattgggatgggatttaaggtccctcccaacccaaatcattccaggattctggagccgggctgggagagctgggaatgttcccctggagaagggaaaattccagggaatgctcagggtccctgcaggggctccaggagagctggaatttgggacaaggcctggagggacaggacacagggaatggctcccactgggaaaggggacattgggctgggatttgggaaataattcctggctggaatggaattcccagagcagcccctggatccctggaagtgtccaaggaatCAGGATGAGCTCCAAgctctcccctccttcctcccaaaccattctgggatttatCCCTTTAAACCCCCAGAAAAACGCTcagcactgaataaaaaaaaccaaaaaaaacccccaagatCTTTTCCCAGGAGCATCCCAActccctgtccccgtgtccccgtgggtggcactgccaccccctcATCCCTTCGGATCACGTGCAGGGAAAACAACAACAGCCTCCCCCGGAGCGGGCGCcggatttgggatggaattccgGCCTCCCGCGCCCGCCACGAGGCTCTGACTCAGCgctggtggcagctgcaggtgccacACGTTGGTGGCACCGCGGGTGGCTCCTtgtcccctcccctggcacCGCCCCCTCTCCCCGGAGCCCTTGGGATCCAGCGGGATAACCGGGAAagggatgtgggaatgggaacggtGGGATCCAGAGCGGCCCCAGAAcggggcagaggggacagtgccgcgtgtcccccgtgtccccaaagccacccaAATGTGGGGACAAACGGGACAATTTGGAGTTGGTGACTTCAGGAGCAGCCTTAGGGAATGACACGGAATTCTGGGGTGGGAACGCCTCGAAATCCGGGGATTTTCGGGAGTTGGGAGCTCTGGAGTCCCCAGGGGAGGGTGACAcccccctgctgtccccctgtcccccaccTTGACCAGGAAGTGGCCGTCCTTGTCCTCTGTCACCATCACGGCCGAGTcgtgcagctgctcctggaagtGGACGTGGCCGTGGGTCCCCTCCTGGGGGTGGCCATGGGTCCCCTGGGGGGTGAAGCGCACTCCTGTCCCCTTGGCCTTGCTGCCTGCAGGTGACAGAGCCCCCGGTCACAGCCGTGTCCCCGAGGGGAGGTGGCCTCGAGGTGGGGACGTGGGCGGAGCGTGGTGGCTTCCCTGTCACCtcctccctgtgtcacctgggaCACAGGGGACCTGTGGTGACAGCCAGCTGCTCTCCAAGCAGGGACTGGCCACCAACAGATGTCCAAAGGGTCTCCAAATGTCCCCGAGggtccccaagtgtccccaagCATCCCCAGGCTCGGCAGACTCCACtccctcctgtgctgtcctCAAGGACAAGTGACACAttctggggacacggggacagaaGTGACTGGTGGCAGGGGACAGGTAAGAAGGGAGGAGAGCGTGGAAGTGCCACCAGCTGATGTCCAGAGggtccccaaatgtccccaaatgtccccaagcATGCCCAGGCTCGGCAGACTCCGCTCCCTCCTGTGATGTCCTTAGGACaagtggcacagggacagagggacacaagTGACCAGTGACCAgagccagctgctctcccagcagggaCCGGCCACCAGCTGATGTCCAGAGggtccccaagtgtccccaagcgtccccaagtgtccccaagCGTCCCCAGGCTCGGCAGACTCCGCCGCGGTGCCACGGGAAGGTGACACAGGGGAAAGGTGACACGGCTGTGACAAAGCCAGCAGGACAGGCCAAGGCTCTGCGGGGGGCGGCCACCAGCTTGGGGACAGCGCTGTCCCCACGGAGGCCCAGAAGATCCCGTGGGATTTTCCACGTGCGCCGCTTCCATGGAAAATCcgccccttcctcctcctcctcctcctcctcctcccgccgagccccggccccgctcccagccGGCAGCAGATTGTCACCGCCGCCAGCAGCAGATTGTCGCCTCCCTTGTCGCCTGAAGAAAAGGCTCTTTGTTGCTGGGAATCCCGGGATTTAATGAGCCGCGATTTAATGAGCCGCGATTTAATGAGCCGCGATTCAAGGTCCCGCCATTGTTcggccccgcagcccctccCGCACTCCggggggacagcgaggggacacGGTGACAGCGTGGGGACACGCGTGGGGACACGCGGGGGACCCTCCCGGGTGCGGCCGCGGCGATCCCGAAGGATCCGCGCGGATCCCGGGTCCCGATCCCAGCCCGGGAATCCCGATCCCAAACCTTGATAATCCCAAATTAATGTTGTCCAATTAGATTTTGTCACCctggtggcacttggggacagtATTTGGCCACCTCCTCCCAGGCATGGACCCTCTGGGAAGAGTGGGAttggagcaggaggaaggtgggAATTTTTTCCCGGGA
This genomic window contains:
- the ADISSP gene encoding adipose-secreted signaling protein isoform X2, whose amino-acid sequence is MATASKGSKAKGTGVRFTPQGTHGHPQEGTHGHVHFQEQLHDSAVMVTEDKDGHFLVKVGFLKILHKYEITFLLPPRLGKDICPLPVPSPNLRVISVTSLPEGHSVRCEYTAHKEGVLKEELLLAGHSPGHVKVTVQARVMDRHHGTPMLLDGVRCVGAELEYDSEQSDWHGFD